A genomic stretch from Colwellia sp. Arc7-635 includes:
- the dusA gene encoding tRNA dihydrouridine(20/20a) synthase DusA: MSNQVKQPSLTNPISHRLSIAPMLDWTDRHCRYFYRVMSKHTVLYTEMVTTGAILHGKGNYLAYNEQEHPLVLQLGGSDVKAMTECAKMAEQHGYDEININVGCPSDRVQNGKFGACLMAEPELVADCVASMQNATNIPTTVKSRIGIDDLDSYEFLQQFLTTVSAAGCQHFIIHARKAWLSGLSPKQNRDIPPLDYERVYQLKRDFPKLEISINGGITTFEQANEHMQHIDGVMIGREVYQNPYMLAEADNAIWQAGVEVKSREAVMNEMITYIEQHVASGGRAWHVARHMLGLCNGLAGAKQFRRYLSENANGQGVGGEVLEQAFARVVQLNPDLAVI; this comes from the coding sequence GTGTCAAACCAAGTAAAACAGCCAAGCTTAACAAACCCAATTAGTCATCGTCTTTCCATTGCACCTATGCTGGATTGGACAGATCGTCATTGCCGCTATTTTTATCGCGTTATGTCTAAGCATACTGTGCTTTATACCGAAATGGTGACGACTGGCGCAATACTGCATGGTAAAGGTAATTACTTAGCCTATAACGAGCAAGAACATCCGTTGGTGTTACAGCTGGGCGGTAGTGATGTTAAAGCGATGACTGAGTGTGCAAAAATGGCTGAGCAGCATGGTTATGATGAGATCAACATTAATGTTGGTTGTCCGTCAGACCGTGTGCAAAACGGTAAGTTTGGTGCTTGTTTAATGGCTGAGCCAGAACTTGTTGCTGATTGTGTGGCGAGTATGCAAAACGCGACCAATATCCCTACCACGGTAAAGTCTCGCATCGGTATTGATGACTTAGATAGCTATGAATTTTTACAGCAATTTTTAACCACGGTAAGCGCTGCAGGTTGTCAGCATTTTATTATTCATGCGCGTAAAGCTTGGTTGAGTGGTTTAAGCCCAAAGCAAAATAGAGATATTCCGCCGTTAGACTACGAAAGAGTGTATCAACTGAAACGAGACTTCCCAAAATTAGAAATCTCAATTAATGGCGGCATAACAACTTTCGAACAAGCGAATGAGCATATGCAGCATATTGATGGCGTGATGATTGGTCGTGAAGTTTACCAAAATCCTTATATGCTGGCTGAAGCTGATAATGCTATTTGGCAAGCCGGTGTCGAGGTTAAGTCGCGCGAAGCTGTGATGAATGAAATGATTACTTACATCGAGCAGCATGTGGCAAGTGGTGGTCGCGCCTGGCATGTTGCGAGACACATGTTAGGTTTATGCAATGGTTTGGCTGGCGCTAAGCAATTTCGTCGTTATTTAAGTGAAAACGCGAATGGCCAAGGTGTTGGTGGCGAAGTGCTAGAGCAAGCTTTTGCTAGGGTAGTGCAGCTTAATCCTGATTTAGCGGTTATTTAG
- a CDS encoding sulfurtransferase — MTYFQQLISCVDLHAMLDSKDLVILDASIPPVGNMAAAKHSWPKHRLPNAQRFDLNQDFSDLNSHLPHTMPSAAHFEAAAKKLGINQESQIVVYDDLGLFSAARAWYMFKAMGHKNVAVLDGGLPHWLKLNKPVASKSINFNTDKEQGVGNFVAKEDESYFCDWNEIEAQTRSKNKVILDARASRRFKGLDAEPREGVRSGHMRNAKNLPYNGLLTEGLLKSPAELEQIFTKINSGDDGMIMSCGSGVTACILVLAAELCGRKNVQVYDGSWSEWGSLPNTRVESDSDNTTT, encoded by the coding sequence ATGACGTATTTTCAACAATTAATTTCCTGTGTCGACTTGCACGCTATGCTCGATAGTAAAGATCTTGTGATATTAGATGCGAGTATTCCGCCTGTGGGTAATATGGCCGCAGCCAAGCATAGCTGGCCAAAGCATCGTCTGCCAAATGCTCAGCGTTTCGATTTAAACCAAGATTTTTCGGATTTAAACAGCCATTTACCTCATACCATGCCATCTGCTGCGCATTTTGAAGCGGCAGCGAAAAAATTGGGCATTAATCAAGAAAGCCAAATCGTGGTTTACGATGATTTAGGACTATTTTCTGCAGCACGCGCTTGGTATATGTTCAAAGCTATGGGCCATAAAAATGTGGCGGTACTCGATGGTGGTTTACCGCATTGGTTGAAGTTAAATAAACCTGTTGCGAGTAAATCTATCAATTTTAATACGGATAAAGAGCAAGGTGTCGGTAACTTTGTCGCAAAAGAAGACGAAAGTTACTTTTGTGATTGGAACGAAATTGAAGCGCAAACACGATCAAAAAATAAAGTTATTCTCGATGCACGTGCTAGTCGACGCTTTAAAGGTTTAGATGCCGAGCCTCGCGAGGGTGTGCGCAGTGGTCATATGCGTAACGCTAAAAACTTACCTTACAATGGTTTGTTAACCGAGGGGTTGTTGAAGTCACCGGCAGAGCTTGAACAAATTTTCACTAAAATTAATAGTGGCGATGACGGCATGATCATGAGTTGTGGCTCTGGTGTCACGGCTTGTATTTTGGTTTTAGCTGCTGAGCTATGTGGCCGTAAAAATGTGCAAGTATATGACGGCTCATGGAGTGAGTGGGGCTCATTGCCAAATACACGCGTAGAGTCTGACAGCGATAATACTACGACTTAA
- the pspA gene encoding phage shock protein PspA, which translates to MGMFSRFTDIINANINAMLDKAEEPEKMIKLIIQEMEETLVEVRSTAAKQIAEKKTVMRNVRDMEKRVDNWQKKAELALSKGREDLAKSALIEKQNCTQKLVEFNAELAQLDEYLMAVQQDSQRLQDKLTEAKRKQEAFAMRQQSAEVRLKVREKAAIYNIDEAISKFERYQQKIDRVEAEVEAYDMTASKDLDSQFRELENDENIEQELEQLKKKVANG; encoded by the coding sequence ATGGGCATGTTTTCAAGATTCACTGACATTATTAACGCTAACATTAACGCAATGCTAGACAAGGCCGAAGAGCCAGAAAAAATGATCAAGTTGATCATTCAAGAAATGGAAGAAACCCTAGTTGAAGTACGTTCAACAGCGGCCAAGCAAATTGCTGAAAAGAAAACGGTGATGCGTAATGTTCGTGATATGGAAAAACGTGTCGATAATTGGCAGAAAAAAGCCGAACTTGCACTGAGTAAAGGCCGTGAAGACTTAGCAAAATCAGCGTTAATCGAAAAACAAAATTGTACACAAAAATTAGTTGAATTTAATGCTGAATTAGCACAGCTAGACGAGTATCTAATGGCTGTTCAACAAGATAGCCAACGTTTACAAGACAAGCTAACGGAAGCTAAGCGCAAACAAGAAGCCTTTGCTATGCGTCAACAGTCTGCTGAAGTACGTTTGAAAGTTCGTGAGAAAGCCGCCATTTATAATATAGATGAGGCGATTAGCAAGTTTGAGCGTTATCAGCAAAAAATCGACCGTGTTGAAGCTGAAGTAGAAGCATACGATATGACCGCTTCAAAAGATTTAGACAGCCAATTTCGTGAGCTAGAGAACGATGAAAATATTGAGCAAGAGCTTGAGCAGTTGAAGAAAAAAGTTGCTAATGGCTAA
- a CDS encoding PspC domain-containing protein, whose translation MSFNREYSVNKTLTKDVVHKKLSGVCGGIAKHYNLPRIAVRVAAIVALLIFPVATGVAYLVATMLIPTKA comes from the coding sequence ATGAGTTTTAATCGCGAGTATTCGGTAAACAAAACGTTAACAAAAGACGTAGTACATAAGAAATTATCAGGTGTGTGTGGTGGTATTGCTAAGCATTATAATTTACCTCGCATCGCGGTTAGAGTTGCAGCTATTGTCGCTTTATTAATTTTCCCTGTTGCTACTGGTGTTGCTTATTTAGTCGCTACGATGTTAATACCGACTAAAGCTTAA
- a CDS encoding copper chaperone PCu(A)C: MKNIFSTSALLVLLVVSIFSSAGFAGENTRVSVENGYARESIPGTSISSAYMAINNLSAKNIRLISASSVVSDRIEIHEHTMADGLMRMRQRDYVEILAKDTTLFQPSGFHLMIFDLKQPLKAEENIIITLFFDDQSSIDVNYSVKGLKQKKHNHH, translated from the coding sequence ATGAAGAATATATTTTCAACCAGTGCTTTACTGGTTTTATTAGTAGTTAGTATTTTTTCTAGTGCAGGTTTTGCCGGTGAAAATACGAGAGTTTCAGTTGAAAACGGTTATGCAAGAGAAAGCATTCCGGGTACATCCATTTCTTCGGCTTATATGGCCATCAATAATTTATCAGCAAAAAATATTCGACTAATCTCAGCATCAAGCGTTGTGAGCGACCGAATAGAAATTCATGAACACACGATGGCCGACGGATTAATGCGTATGCGCCAACGTGACTATGTGGAGATTTTGGCGAAAGATACAACCTTATTTCAGCCATCAGGATTTCATTTAATGATTTTCGATTTAAAGCAGCCTCTAAAGGCAGAAGAAAATATTATCATAACGTTGTTTTTTGATGATCAATCTAGCATCGATGTGAATTATTCAGTTAAAGGTCTTAAGCAGAAAAAGCACAATCATCATTAG
- a CDS encoding DUF2333 family protein, which produces MSVNISTKTVVSGFLALLIALYLLGVYWSFEPEQFDIRAEVTKAATAENVKPVVGYTTTTALILVTETLLNKPGGYLSNDALPPSVFLDNIPAWEFGALEMVRDMSLVMRQEFSRSQSQSAENKNLKVAQPQFNIDHTSWAIPSAEGEYQKAINELYAYRTALTEVNNQSAQFYARSDNLRGWIQEATKRLGSYSQRLSASVGREQINVDLAGDSVAQQSTSSASSMQLKTSWWSIDNEFYEARGACWALLHFLKAIEIDFNDVLEKKNAKVSVQQIIRELEASQESMWSPMVLNGDGFGMLANHSLVMANYISRANAALIDLNDLLSQG; this is translated from the coding sequence ATGAGCGTTAACATTTCAACAAAAACAGTAGTTTCGGGATTTTTAGCATTACTTATTGCGCTGTATTTACTGGGCGTTTATTGGAGTTTTGAACCTGAACAATTCGATATTCGTGCTGAAGTAACTAAAGCGGCAACAGCAGAAAATGTAAAACCAGTTGTTGGCTACACGACTACAACGGCATTAATTCTTGTTACCGAAACTTTATTAAATAAGCCTGGTGGCTATTTATCAAATGATGCACTGCCACCGTCGGTATTTTTAGATAATATTCCGGCATGGGAGTTTGGTGCATTAGAGATGGTCAGAGATATGTCTTTGGTTATGCGACAAGAGTTTAGTCGTTCACAATCTCAATCAGCTGAAAACAAAAACTTAAAAGTTGCTCAACCACAGTTTAATATTGATCACACAAGTTGGGCGATTCCGAGCGCGGAAGGCGAATATCAAAAAGCTATTAATGAGCTATATGCTTACAGAACAGCGTTAACTGAAGTTAATAATCAGTCAGCTCAATTTTATGCTCGCTCTGATAACTTACGTGGCTGGATCCAAGAAGCAACAAAACGCTTAGGCAGCTATTCTCAACGCTTAAGTGCAAGTGTTGGCCGTGAACAAATTAATGTTGATTTAGCGGGCGACAGTGTTGCACAGCAATCAACGTCAAGTGCTTCAAGCATGCAATTAAAAACAAGTTGGTGGTCTATCGATAATGAGTTCTATGAAGCACGTGGTGCTTGTTGGGCTTTACTGCACTTTTTGAAAGCAATCGAAATCGACTTTAACGACGTATTAGAAAAGAAAAATGCGAAAGTTAGCGTACAACAAATCATTCGTGAATTGGAAGCAAGCCAAGAGTCAATGTGGAGCCCTATGGTGCTAAATGGCGATGGCTTCGGCATGCTTGCTAATCATTCATTAGTAATGGCAAATTATATATCACGTGCAAATGCTGCGCTGATCGATTTAAACGACTTATTAAGTCAAGGGTAA
- a CDS encoding TIGR04219 family outer membrane beta-barrel protein — translation MKKLALAVTLASLLSTNVQADAIGIYLGGQIWDNKASGTLGDGSSLVDFNLADEKQNSFFIAFEHPLPLIPNIRIASTSLETKGQTTLATNFEFEDETFTTGADVRANFDVSYVDYTLYYEVFDNDLLSFDFGLTARDFDGDVTISAEASSGSTTVTQSDSIAVTDIVPMLYVRTNVGLPLTGLNLYGQGNFLSIDDHTLYDYEVGISYELIDNLAVDMNINLGYRAVKLELEDLNDLYTNIEFDGVFIGTTIHF, via the coding sequence ATGAAAAAATTAGCACTAGCTGTAACGCTTGCATCACTTTTATCAACAAATGTTCAAGCGGATGCCATCGGTATCTATTTAGGCGGTCAAATTTGGGATAACAAGGCTTCAGGTACGCTTGGAGATGGTAGCTCTCTGGTTGACTTTAACTTAGCCGATGAAAAACAGAATAGTTTTTTTATTGCTTTTGAGCACCCATTACCATTAATTCCAAATATACGCATTGCGTCTACATCATTAGAAACTAAAGGTCAGACAACGCTAGCAACCAATTTTGAATTTGAAGATGAAACGTTCACTACTGGTGCTGATGTTCGTGCTAATTTTGATGTTAGTTATGTTGATTACACCTTGTATTATGAAGTGTTTGATAATGACTTATTATCATTCGATTTTGGTTTAACTGCTCGTGATTTTGACGGTGACGTAACTATTTCTGCTGAAGCTTCTAGTGGTTCAACGACAGTAACTCAATCAGATAGTATCGCAGTAACAGATATTGTTCCTATGCTATATGTTAGAACTAATGTGGGATTACCTCTAACAGGTTTAAACCTGTATGGCCAAGGTAACTTCTTATCAATTGATGATCATACGCTTTACGATTACGAAGTTGGTATTAGCTATGAACTTATTGATAACCTTGCTGTTGATATGAATATTAATTTAGGCTATCGCGCTGTTAAGTTAGAACTAGAAGACTTAAATGATCTATATACCAATATTGAATTTGATGGTGTATTTATTGGTACGACTATTCACTTCTAA
- a CDS encoding S8 family serine peptidase, with protein MRNKVALAVSTALMSVSLSSMASIDDARQSIPAVATDKTKASVSNAAVQKFFFETDLAAGKYTYIVRLNDMALATYDGSIAGLAATNPRIAKKELFAKLAKSKMSSQQVRDELRLDTKSKEAVQYTNFLASKQQEFLSQAAGKIGKNAEVVYTYKNAFNGVALRLTQAEAAKLATISGVAFVERERMEQMDTDTGPTHIGATEVWEGEGPTAINMGEGVIIGVIDSGVNSDHASFADVGGDGYDHTNPWGAGVYVGDCAGDFASMCNDKLIGVRSYASVTDNYDDTEIFGDTPPAKNGEDYGGHGSHTASTSGGNIIMNVPLVSGDNGKAQSDGIVNEAFSFTQISGVAPHANIVAYQICNPGGTGDKYSGCPGAAIIAALDDAVKDGVDVLNYSISGGGNPWTSATELGFLAAQEAGIFSAVSAGNDGPEAFTTSKNAPWYTIVGASTHGRTLDSFVTFNDEEYLFIAGTGPVIGEVFSGAPVAAIDVEPANFTGCSAFAADAFKDSMALISRGGCGFLAKVTNAAAAGATSVVVYNNNTANEDEVIAMGALETSTTPAVMVSLKSGTAILADLAANPAMTLTVDPAIKVTVAKGDDMADFSSRGPNLTVPDIMTPSVTAPGVSIYAAYADEQYGHDVTGTSPADFNFLQGTSMSAPHTSGAGAVLKSAHPTWTPDNIRSALMLTATTDVRKEDGKTDADVFDMGSGSIRVNLATDTGLIMDETFANYMRANPAVAGVPSSLNIPSMAATKCIDTCTWTRTFTATKDASWVVTANTPTTGTEAAPIASKMKLTATPASFDIKAGETKTITVTADVTEAEANVWNFGDVTLTSAGIPDARLPVLVQAAGNNLPTQMSVVANRADGSITYSGLKSVDLTGALTAKAYEAKVIQENTLEVTDGDLDFFTITFDDVVPQAVFTTSSDEAPDADLRILDSTFTNIGSSGSSTSNEIVSFTNLPADTYYVVVDAFTASAPGATDKVDVKVLTTEFSDDSISETMTVALTQNEKDFDLTLNWTGAENTAGLIEVADADSSVSLPWSIVLGEADITVVATDDLVAGSQTMTPGVANRVSFDIEPNFTNEDKVYTLTADVTAGQEIANVDNDGVVTENTVTWSITRAVGESTEMLSVGFDLIPRTASMNNEINLTNTLGSDTIETAYSFGVVEVAPVAKIAGLVTTSEGNTVTVDGSVSSDENGDTLTYSWVQLSGTPVSFDATAASFSFEAPKVSKDETISFELTVNDGNGNTSSASASASIVNEKSSGGSFGWLMLLLTPMLFTRRKKV; from the coding sequence GTGAGAAATAAAGTCGCATTAGCTGTATCGACAGCATTAATGTCTGTTTCATTAAGTTCAATGGCAAGTATTGATGATGCTCGTCAATCAATTCCTGCAGTAGCAACTGATAAAACCAAAGCTTCAGTAAGCAATGCAGCTGTTCAAAAGTTCTTTTTTGAAACGGATTTGGCAGCAGGAAAATATACTTATATTGTTCGCTTGAACGATATGGCCTTAGCTACTTATGACGGTAGCATTGCAGGACTTGCCGCAACAAACCCTAGAATAGCTAAAAAAGAGTTATTCGCTAAATTAGCAAAAAGCAAAATGTCATCACAACAAGTTCGTGATGAATTACGCTTGGATACTAAATCGAAAGAAGCAGTTCAATACACTAATTTTCTTGCCAGTAAACAACAAGAATTTCTTTCGCAAGCTGCTGGTAAAATAGGTAAAAACGCCGAAGTTGTTTATACCTATAAAAATGCCTTCAATGGTGTTGCTTTACGTTTAACACAAGCTGAAGCTGCAAAGTTAGCAACTATTAGCGGTGTTGCATTTGTTGAACGTGAACGCATGGAACAAATGGATACTGATACTGGCCCAACTCACATTGGCGCTACAGAAGTATGGGAAGGTGAAGGCCCTACTGCTATAAACATGGGTGAAGGTGTTATTATCGGTGTGATCGATAGTGGTGTTAACTCAGACCATGCTTCATTTGCTGATGTTGGTGGCGATGGCTACGACCATACTAACCCTTGGGGTGCTGGTGTATACGTTGGTGATTGTGCTGGCGACTTTGCTTCAATGTGTAATGATAAATTAATTGGTGTGCGCTCTTATGCTTCAGTAACTGACAACTACGATGATACTGAAATATTTGGTGATACTCCTCCAGCTAAAAACGGTGAAGATTACGGCGGACATGGTTCGCATACTGCGAGTACTTCTGGTGGTAACATCATCATGAATGTTCCTTTAGTTTCTGGCGATAACGGCAAAGCACAAAGTGACGGTATTGTTAATGAAGCTTTTTCTTTTACCCAAATTTCAGGTGTTGCACCACATGCTAACATCGTAGCGTATCAAATTTGTAATCCTGGTGGCACTGGCGATAAATACTCTGGTTGTCCTGGTGCAGCAATTATTGCAGCACTTGATGATGCAGTAAAAGATGGCGTTGACGTGCTTAACTATTCAATTAGTGGCGGCGGCAACCCTTGGACAAGCGCAACTGAACTAGGTTTTCTTGCTGCACAAGAAGCGGGAATATTTTCTGCAGTTTCTGCAGGTAATGATGGTCCAGAAGCATTCACTACATCTAAAAACGCTCCATGGTACACCATTGTTGGCGCTTCTACGCACGGTAGAACATTAGATAGCTTCGTTACTTTCAACGATGAAGAGTATCTTTTCATTGCAGGTACAGGTCCAGTTATCGGTGAAGTATTCTCAGGTGCACCAGTTGCTGCAATTGATGTTGAACCTGCGAACTTCACTGGTTGTTCTGCATTTGCAGCCGACGCATTTAAAGACTCTATGGCACTAATCAGCCGTGGCGGATGTGGCTTCCTAGCTAAAGTAACTAATGCTGCTGCTGCTGGCGCAACTTCAGTTGTTGTTTACAATAACAATACTGCAAATGAAGACGAAGTTATTGCAATGGGTGCGTTAGAAACATCGACAACTCCAGCTGTTATGGTTTCTCTAAAGTCTGGTACTGCTATATTAGCTGACTTAGCAGCTAACCCTGCTATGACATTAACGGTTGATCCTGCTATTAAAGTTACTGTCGCGAAAGGCGATGATATGGCTGACTTTTCATCGCGTGGTCCAAACTTAACTGTTCCGGACATAATGACTCCATCAGTTACAGCACCAGGTGTTTCAATTTATGCTGCCTATGCTGATGAGCAATATGGTCATGACGTTACAGGTACATCACCAGCAGATTTTAACTTTTTACAAGGTACATCAATGTCAGCGCCTCATACGTCTGGCGCAGGTGCAGTATTAAAATCAGCACATCCAACATGGACACCTGATAACATTCGTTCAGCATTAATGCTTACAGCGACAACAGATGTTCGTAAAGAAGATGGCAAAACAGACGCTGACGTATTTGATATGGGCTCAGGTAGCATTCGTGTTAACTTAGCAACAGATACTGGTTTAATCATGGATGAAACATTTGCTAACTACATGAGAGCAAACCCGGCAGTTGCTGGTGTTCCTTCTTCGTTAAACATCCCTTCAATGGCTGCTACTAAATGTATTGATACTTGTACTTGGACTCGTACATTTACAGCAACTAAAGATGCAAGCTGGGTAGTTACTGCTAACACGCCTACGACTGGAACAGAAGCTGCTCCAATCGCTAGCAAGATGAAGCTTACAGCAACTCCTGCAAGCTTTGATATTAAAGCTGGTGAGACTAAAACTATCACTGTTACTGCTGATGTAACTGAAGCTGAAGCAAATGTATGGAACTTCGGTGACGTTACATTAACTTCTGCTGGCATTCCAGATGCTAGATTGCCAGTACTAGTTCAAGCAGCTGGTAATAACTTACCTACGCAAATGTCTGTTGTTGCAAATCGTGCTGACGGTTCAATTACTTATTCAGGTTTAAAATCTGTAGATCTAACAGGTGCGTTAACAGCTAAAGCTTATGAAGCTAAAGTTATTCAAGAGAATACATTAGAAGTTACAGATGGTGATTTGGATTTCTTCACTATTACTTTCGATGATGTGGTACCTCAAGCAGTATTCACTACTAGTTCTGATGAAGCTCCTGATGCCGATTTACGTATTTTAGATTCAACATTTACTAACATTGGTTCAAGTGGTAGTTCTACTTCTAACGAAATAGTTTCTTTTACTAACCTACCAGCAGATACTTATTATGTTGTAGTTGATGCATTTACGGCTTCTGCTCCTGGTGCGACTGATAAAGTTGATGTGAAAGTACTAACAACTGAATTTAGTGATGATTCAATCAGTGAAACTATGACGGTAGCTCTGACTCAAAACGAGAAAGACTTTGACTTAACATTGAACTGGACAGGCGCAGAAAACACTGCCGGTTTAATCGAAGTAGCAGATGCTGATAGCAGCGTTTCACTTCCTTGGTCAATCGTTTTAGGTGAAGCAGATATTACAGTTGTAGCTACTGATGATTTAGTAGCTGGTAGTCAAACTATGACTCCTGGTGTTGCTAACAGAGTTAGCTTTGACATCGAACCTAACTTCACGAACGAAGATAAAGTGTATACATTAACAGCTGATGTTACAGCTGGTCAGGAAATCGCTAATGTTGATAATGATGGTGTTGTTACTGAAAACACTGTTACTTGGTCAATTACACGTGCTGTTGGTGAATCTACTGAAATGTTATCTGTAGGCTTTGATTTAATTCCTCGTACTGCAAGTATGAATAATGAAATCAACCTAACGAACACATTAGGTAGCGATACTATTGAAACTGCTTATTCTTTTGGTGTTGTTGAAGTAGCTCCTGTTGCGAAAATTGCAGGACTTGTGACAACTTCTGAAGGAAACACAGTAACAGTAGATGGTTCTGTTTCTTCTGATGAAAATGGCGACACATTAACTTATTCATGGGTACAGTTATCAGGTACTCCAGTAAGTTTTGACGCTACTGCAGCATCATTTAGCTTTGAAGCACCTAAAGTATCGAAAGATGAAACTATATCTTTTGAGCTTACAGTGAATGATGGTAACGGCAATACAAGCTCAGCATCAGCTTCAGCTTCAATTGTTAATGAAAAATCAAGCGGTGGTTCATTCGGTTGGTTAATGTTGCTACTTACTCCTATGTTATTTACTCGTCGTAAAAAAGTATAA
- the hslO gene encoding Hsp33 family molecular chaperone HslO, with the protein MQKDVLNRYLFDNLHARGELVNLSTTFQEIVAAHDYPLGVKQLLGELVAATCLLTATLKFEGEIAVQLQGDGPVGYMAVNGNNLQEMRGIARMAGETDATKLKDLIGKGNMVITIRPSNGEPYQGVVALEQDTLAGCLAHYFEVSEQIPTKIWLYSDEETSQVAGSLIQLLPDAGDKEQQQADFEHLCQLTNTIKPEEIFSLATEDLLYRLYHQEEVRLFEPQAVTYKCSCSEEKCLSAISQIAPSELESILVEQGSVSMTCDYCITTYKFERPQLEQFINDKTH; encoded by the coding sequence ATGCAAAAAGATGTCTTAAATCGCTATTTATTTGATAACCTCCACGCCCGAGGCGAATTGGTTAATTTAAGCACAACCTTCCAAGAAATTGTCGCCGCACATGACTACCCTCTAGGTGTAAAGCAATTATTAGGTGAACTAGTTGCAGCAACATGCCTGTTAACGGCAACACTAAAATTTGAAGGTGAAATAGCCGTGCAATTACAAGGCGATGGTCCTGTAGGTTACATGGCTGTTAATGGTAATAACCTGCAAGAAATGCGCGGAATTGCTCGTATGGCAGGCGAAACTGATGCCACCAAATTAAAAGATTTGATCGGCAAAGGTAATATGGTTATTACGATACGTCCAAGTAATGGCGAACCATATCAAGGTGTTGTAGCACTTGAGCAAGACACTTTAGCAGGATGTTTAGCACACTATTTTGAAGTTTCAGAGCAAATACCGACTAAAATATGGCTTTATAGCGACGAAGAAACTTCACAGGTTGCAGGTAGTTTAATTCAATTACTACCAGATGCGGGTGATAAAGAGCAACAACAAGCTGACTTTGAACACCTGTGTCAATTAACTAATACCATAAAACCTGAAGAAATATTTTCATTAGCGACTGAAGATCTGCTTTATCGATTATATCATCAAGAAGAAGTTCGACTATTCGAACCTCAGGCAGTGACTTACAAATGCAGCTGTTCTGAAGAAAAGTGCTTAAGTGCTATTTCTCAAATTGCACCGAGCGAACTTGAAAGCATTCTTGTCGAACAAGGTAGTGTTTCAATGACTTGTGATTATTGTATTACAACCTACAAGTTTGAACGTCCTCAACTTGAACAATTCATTAACGATAAAACGCACTAA
- the hslR gene encoding ribosome-associated heat shock protein Hsp15, producing the protein MTKSNDNDAESKLSTRLDKWLWAARFYKTRAIAKQMIDGGKVFYNGQRSKSGKTVALGDRITIRQGFEEKQVIVKVLADKRRDAAFAQTLYEETLESIETREKNSLARKQGILLSPASDTKPDKKQRRQIRHLKERI; encoded by the coding sequence ATGACTAAATCTAACGATAATGATGCTGAAAGCAAGCTGTCAACCCGCTTAGATAAGTGGCTCTGGGCCGCACGCTTTTATAAAACTCGTGCAATTGCAAAACAGATGATTGACGGTGGTAAAGTTTTTTATAATGGCCAACGTAGTAAGTCAGGAAAAACGGTTGCTTTAGGCGATCGTATTACCATTAGACAAGGCTTTGAAGAAAAACAAGTTATTGTAAAGGTACTAGCAGATAAGCGTCGTGATGCAGCATTTGCTCAAACACTTTATGAGGAAACACTCGAAAGTATAGAAACTCGTGAAAAAAATAGCTTAGCTCGCAAGCAGGGTATTTTACTCAGTCCGGCCAGTGACACTAAACCCGATAAGAAACAACGCCGACAAATTCGGCACTTAAAAGAAAGGATATAA